In the genome of Lynx canadensis isolate LIC74 chromosome F1, mLynCan4.pri.v2, whole genome shotgun sequence, one region contains:
- the PDC gene encoding phosducin: MEEAKSQSLEEDFEGQATHTGPKGVINDWRKFKLESEDSDSVPPSKKEILRQMSSPQSRDNKDSKERFSRKMSIQEYELIHRDKEDENCLRKYRRQCMQDMHQKLSFGPRYGFVYELETGEQFLETIEKEQKITTIVVHIYEDGIKGCDALNSSFTCLAVEYPMVKFCKIKASNTGARDRFSSDVLPTLLVYKGGELISNFISVSEQFAEEFFAGDVESFLNEYGLLPERETHALDQTNMEEDIE, from the exons gacCCAAAGGAGTAATAAATGATTGGAGAAAGTTTAAATTAGAGAGTGAAGACAGTGATTCAGTTCCACCAAGCAAGAAGGAGATTCTCAGACAAATGTCTTCTCCTCAGAGTAGAGATAACAAAGACTCAAAAGAAAGATTCAGCAGAAAG ATGAGCATTCAAGAATATGAACTAATCCACCGGgacaaagaagatgaaaattgCCTTCGTAAATACCGAAGACAGTGTATGCAGGATATGCACCAGAAGCTGAGTTTTGGGCCTAGATATGGGTTTGTGTATGAGCTGGAAACTGGGGAGCAATTCCTGGAAACTATTGAAAAGGAGCAGAAAATCACCACAATTGTTGTTCACATTTATGAAGATGGCATTAAGGGCTGTGATGCTCTAAACAGTAGCTTTACATGCCTTGCAGTTGAATACCCTATGGTCaagttttgtaaaataaaagctTCTAATACAGGTGCTAGGGACCGCTTTTCCTCAGATGTACTCCCCACACTGCTTGTCTACAAAGGTGGGGAACTCATAAGCAATTTTATTAGTGTTTCTGAACAGTTTGCAGAAGAATTTTTTGCTGGGGATGTGGAGTCTTTCCTAAATGAATATGGGTTACTACCTGAAAGAGAGACACATGCCCTAGATCAGACCAACATGGAGGAAGATATTGAATAA